A genomic stretch from Chloroflexota bacterium includes:
- a CDS encoding baseplate J/gp47 family protein, which translates to MDGEPQLLYLEPDDEITSVVRRLRGADAGRVVLVAPGRSRATSSVVALRLLGRAAAETGRSVALVADASTRSLAGEAGIAAFASVADATSPTPSPAEPMTPTRAPIHVVRGAGGARPQPARPIPATDGMEETVAVHLPPPSGAPGAPGRGRRRTRGLPRWPWLVALLAAALAAGAALLPGATVTITPATTPVGPVSIPVTVDVAGHVAAELESTEPGTATGERLEEVPASGVVTFFNWNTVAVEVPRGTHVSVGGNTAFVTLERIVVPRGKFGAPIEPGQKSVAVAAVVAGLGGNVAAGAIDTVDDDGVRLFLRGFPDNPNRLVTNSEATAGGAETPHTVIQQEDVDAVVAAIEADLRSQLDAALAGDADRLFAAATAEEVPSIEVPDDLVGKEDEATFELRGTLTFDRAYGSRAEAESTASSALLTLGEEVPPGTAIVADSIQVELGPATLAGGRLDLTASVTAAAAAEIDQAQVRDRIAGLTVPEAKAELAPLGDVDVDLWPAWVDRLPRLTFRIDIREEVQTPTESPGQAPAQSLN; encoded by the coding sequence GTGGACGGCGAGCCCCAGCTCCTCTACCTGGAGCCCGACGACGAGATCACCTCGGTGGTGCGCCGCCTGCGTGGGGCCGATGCCGGACGCGTCGTGCTGGTCGCTCCCGGCCGCAGCCGCGCGACCTCGAGCGTGGTGGCGCTGCGCCTGCTGGGGCGTGCCGCGGCCGAGACCGGTCGCTCCGTGGCGCTGGTGGCCGATGCCTCGACGCGGTCGCTTGCCGGCGAGGCTGGCATCGCCGCCTTCGCCTCGGTCGCCGACGCGACCTCGCCAACGCCATCCCCCGCGGAGCCGATGACTCCCACCCGTGCGCCAATTCACGTGGTCCGCGGCGCGGGCGGCGCACGGCCCCAGCCTGCAAGGCCGATCCCTGCCACCGACGGCATGGAGGAGACGGTGGCCGTCCACCTGCCACCGCCGTCTGGGGCTCCGGGTGCACCGGGTCGCGGACGCCGGCGCACTCGGGGCCTGCCCCGCTGGCCGTGGCTGGTGGCGCTCCTCGCCGCGGCTCTTGCGGCGGGCGCCGCGCTGCTGCCCGGGGCAACCGTCACGATCACGCCCGCCACGACGCCCGTTGGACCGGTCTCGATTCCGGTCACGGTCGACGTTGCCGGGCACGTGGCCGCCGAACTGGAGTCCACCGAGCCCGGCACGGCAACGGGTGAGCGGCTGGAGGAGGTTCCGGCCAGCGGGGTCGTCACCTTCTTCAACTGGAATACGGTTGCTGTGGAAGTCCCCCGGGGCACGCACGTGTCGGTCGGTGGGAACACCGCGTTTGTCACGCTCGAGCGGATCGTGGTTCCGCGCGGCAAGTTTGGAGCGCCGATCGAGCCGGGTCAGAAGAGCGTCGCGGTGGCCGCCGTCGTGGCTGGCCTTGGGGGGAATGTCGCAGCCGGTGCGATCGACACGGTGGACGACGATGGGGTACGGCTCTTCCTGCGTGGATTCCCTGACAACCCGAACCGCTTAGTGACGAACTCCGAAGCCACGGCCGGCGGCGCGGAGACACCGCACACCGTGATCCAGCAGGAGGATGTCGATGCTGTCGTGGCCGCCATCGAAGCCGACCTCCGGTCGCAGCTGGACGCGGCGCTGGCAGGAGATGCGGACCGCCTGTTCGCCGCGGCCACGGCCGAGGAGGTACCGAGCATCGAGGTACCCGACGACCTGGTCGGCAAGGAGGACGAGGCCACCTTCGAGCTGCGGGGGACGCTGACGTTCGATCGCGCGTACGGTTCCCGTGCCGAGGCCGAGTCAACAGCTTCTTCGGCGCTCCTGACGCTTGGCGAAGAGGTGCCGCCGGGAACCGCCATCGTGGCCGACTCGATCCAGGTGGAGCTGGGGCCGGCGACGCTGGCCGGAGGGCGGCTGGACCTCACGGCTTCGGTGACGGCCGCCGCAGCCGCTGAGATAGACCAGGCCCAGGTGCGCGACCGCATCGCCGGACTGACCGTCCCCGAGGCCAAGGCTGAGCTCGCCCCGCTTGGTGACGTCGACGTCGACCTGTGGCCGGCCTGGGTGGATCGGCTCCCTCGGCTGACCTTCCGAATCGACATCAGGGAGGAGGTCCAGACCCCGACCGAGTCACCCGGCCAGGCGCCGGCCCAGTCATTGAACTGA
- the ruvX gene encoding Holliday junction resolvase RuvX produces MTAVIGLDHGSRRIGVAVGNEETRQAFPRPALLRGNVATDLEQIAALAGSEGTSRIVVGLPRNMDGSEGAQAAAARAFGEQLTAIGLEVVFVDERLTSWQAGEQLAAAGRRPERGSGERDSAAACLILQEWLDRRRPDDPTA; encoded by the coding sequence ATGACAGCCGTCATCGGCCTGGACCACGGCAGCCGGCGCATCGGTGTGGCGGTCGGCAACGAGGAGACCCGGCAGGCCTTCCCTCGTCCGGCATTGCTGCGCGGCAATGTGGCTACCGACCTGGAGCAGATCGCCGCGCTGGCAGGCTCCGAGGGCACGAGCCGAATCGTGGTGGGCCTGCCCCGCAACATGGACGGCAGCGAGGGGGCGCAGGCGGCTGCGGCACGGGCGTTTGGGGAGCAGCTGACCGCCATCGGCCTGGAGGTCGTCTTCGTCGACGAGCGGCTGACCAGCTGGCAGGCGGGGGAGCAGCTGGCGGCCGCGGGGCGCCGGCCGGAGCGGGGATCGGGCGAAAGGGACTCGGCGGCGGCGTGCCTCATCCTGCAAGAATGGCTCGACCGCAGGAGACCAGATGACCCGACAGCCTGA
- the efp gene encoding elongation factor P, translated as MIDTGDIKKGVIIELDGQLMKVLDWTHIKMARGSAQVRMKLQNVRRGDIVERTFQAGTRWPRARVEQRKVQYLYGDGDSFHFMDNETYDQFAVSAKQIGEDARFLKEGTEVFVSMYDAEVLGVDLPVAVDLRVTQTDPGFAGDTATGAKKSATMETGLAVQVPLFVNEGDMLRIDTRTGEYMTRLK; from the coding sequence ATGATTGACACCGGCGATATCAAGAAGGGCGTCATCATCGAGCTGGACGGGCAGCTGATGAAGGTGCTGGACTGGACGCACATCAAGATGGCGCGTGGATCGGCGCAGGTGCGAATGAAGCTCCAGAACGTCCGTCGCGGCGACATCGTGGAACGGACCTTCCAGGCGGGGACCCGCTGGCCGCGCGCCCGGGTGGAGCAGCGCAAGGTCCAGTACCTGTATGGCGACGGCGATTCGTTCCACTTCATGGACAACGAGACGTACGACCAGTTCGCGGTCAGCGCCAAGCAGATCGGCGAGGACGCTCGGTTCCTGAAGGAGGGGACCGAGGTCTTCGTCAGCATGTACGACGCCGAGGTGCTCGGCGTCGACCTGCCGGTTGCCGTCGACCTGCGGGTGACCCAGACCGATCCGGGCTTCGCCGGCGACACCGCCACCGGCGCCAAGAAATCCGCCACGATGGAGACCGGTTTGGCGGTCCAGGTGCCGCTCTTCGTCAACGAGGGCGACATGCTGCGCATCGACACGCGGACCGGCGAATACATGACCCGCCTG
- the mltG gene encoding endolytic transglycosylase MltG: MTRQPDPRWNKNEQRNARIRELRDQRDAPMRRRRTFQPLTIVAWFGAVIALAVVLLFVGLLALSPRLFAWVEEHPGSIEHGVVRDFVEWYRPNALADEPAGEDGRRITVEVVAGTNDAEIGQLLFDKGVISSQLAFQYAVLQAERSGELQAGVYDLSPALRPSQIVAALKQEAGEEVTITLVEGWRLEQVVGYLGTTKLTMNLEEFAALAKAPPADLVAQFDFLADLPEGRSLEGYLYPDTYRVDANDHARQVLEKLLGTFGERLTQEIRDGIAAQGLTIDQAVTVASIVEREAVQDPERPIIAGVYLNRIKNPTAGTVGLLNADPTLQYGLATAEFGSRPISEWQGIEWWPQLQTAGGEVVLPEELAGYQSYRVKGLPPSPIASPRIASLAGVAAPDTSGGYFYFVAACPGGVRDGSHYFAATLPQHNANIAKANAECPAA; the protein is encoded by the coding sequence ATGACCCGACAGCCTGATCCCCGCTGGAACAAGAACGAGCAGCGCAACGCTCGGATCCGCGAGCTCCGCGACCAGCGCGACGCGCCGATGCGGCGGCGCCGCACGTTCCAGCCGCTGACCATTGTCGCCTGGTTTGGCGCCGTCATCGCGCTGGCCGTCGTACTGCTCTTTGTGGGCTTGCTGGCCCTCTCGCCCCGCCTCTTCGCGTGGGTGGAGGAGCATCCCGGCTCGATCGAGCACGGCGTCGTGCGCGACTTCGTGGAGTGGTACCGCCCCAACGCCCTGGCCGATGAGCCGGCCGGGGAGGATGGACGAAGGATCACGGTCGAGGTCGTGGCGGGCACCAACGATGCAGAGATCGGCCAGCTCCTCTTCGACAAGGGCGTCATCAGCAGCCAGCTCGCCTTCCAGTACGCGGTGCTGCAAGCCGAGCGCTCCGGCGAGCTGCAGGCCGGCGTCTATGACCTGTCGCCTGCGCTGCGCCCGTCTCAGATCGTGGCCGCTCTGAAGCAGGAGGCGGGCGAGGAGGTCACGATCACGCTCGTCGAGGGCTGGCGTCTGGAGCAGGTCGTCGGCTATCTGGGCACCACGAAGCTGACCATGAACCTGGAGGAGTTTGCGGCGCTCGCGAAGGCCCCGCCGGCCGACCTCGTCGCCCAGTTCGACTTCCTGGCCGATCTGCCGGAGGGCCGCAGCCTCGAGGGCTATCTCTACCCGGACACCTATCGGGTTGACGCCAATGACCACGCACGCCAGGTGCTCGAGAAGCTGCTCGGCACCTTCGGGGAGCGACTGACGCAGGAGATCCGCGACGGGATTGCCGCACAGGGGCTGACGATCGACCAGGCGGTGACCGTGGCCAGCATCGTGGAGCGCGAGGCGGTCCAGGACCCTGAGCGGCCGATCATCGCCGGCGTCTACCTCAACCGCATCAAGAACCCGACCGCCGGCACGGTTGGCCTCCTGAATGCCGACCCGACCCTCCAGTACGGGCTGGCCACGGCCGAGTTCGGGTCGCGGCCGATCTCCGAGTGGCAGGGGATCGAGTGGTGGCCGCAGCTGCAGACCGCGGGGGGCGAGGTGGTGCTCCCCGAGGAGCTGGCCGGCTACCAGTCGTACCGGGTCAAGGGGCTCCCGCCGTCGCCGATCGCCTCGCCGCGGATCGCCTCGCTCGCCGGCGTGGCCGCGCCCGACACGAGCGGCGGCTACTTCTACTTCGTGGCGGCCTGCCCCGGCGGCGTGCGCGACGGGTCGCACTATTTCGCAGCGACCCTGCCGCAGCACAACGCCAACATCGCCAAGGCCAACGCCGAGTGCCCCGCGGCGTGA
- a CDS encoding cell division FtsA domain-containing protein has protein sequence MQDRLRSLVERLTRVGGRSAAGPPALVALDVGTEFAKALVVAITPDEEGRLVGSVRGSGRQRQGLTHMQSGTVSDIDAVVANCSRALGEAREMAGMQATSAVIGIAGELVKGTTSNGAVHRENPHAPMTEAELQQIVEQVQIEALADAERRIAWESGVERLDVRLVHAAVVELKIDGYPVSNPIGFTGAQLELSVFNAFAPMVHLGALQSVASQLGLKLLGVIAEPYAVATCLDPGELGDAGAVFVDIGGGTTDVALVRHGGIAGTKMLALGGRAFTKGIAERFALSFSRAEALKLAAADGELPEQVDRATLAEALADDAAVWLGGVELMISDLAEGELLPGRVYLCGGGAELPQIVAALDGDEWWHRLPFARKPQVRPLSPADVVGLHDASGQLATRQDVTPMALAHQALILDASSSAAERAMRAAVRAMQL, from the coding sequence GTGCAGGACCGGCTGAGGAGCCTCGTCGAACGCCTGACCAGGGTCGGTGGGCGCTCGGCTGCCGGTCCGCCGGCGCTCGTCGCACTCGATGTTGGGACCGAGTTCGCCAAGGCCCTGGTGGTGGCCATCACGCCTGACGAGGAGGGGCGGCTGGTCGGATCGGTCCGGGGCTCGGGACGGCAGCGTCAGGGCCTCACCCACATGCAGTCGGGCACCGTGAGCGACATTGATGCGGTCGTCGCCAATTGCTCACGCGCCCTGGGCGAGGCGCGGGAGATGGCGGGCATGCAGGCGACCTCGGCCGTGATCGGCATCGCCGGCGAGCTGGTCAAGGGCACGACCTCGAATGGCGCGGTGCACCGCGAGAATCCACACGCGCCCATGACCGAGGCGGAGCTGCAGCAGATCGTGGAGCAGGTGCAGATCGAGGCCCTGGCCGACGCGGAGCGCCGCATCGCCTGGGAGAGCGGCGTCGAGCGCCTGGACGTGCGCCTGGTGCACGCTGCGGTGGTCGAGCTCAAGATCGACGGCTACCCGGTCAGCAATCCGATCGGCTTCACCGGCGCGCAGCTCGAGCTGTCGGTCTTCAACGCCTTCGCGCCGATGGTTCACCTTGGTGCCCTGCAGTCGGTGGCGAGCCAGCTTGGTCTCAAGCTGCTTGGAGTGATTGCCGAGCCGTATGCGGTGGCCACCTGCCTGGATCCCGGCGAGCTGGGGGATGCGGGCGCGGTCTTCGTGGACATCGGTGGCGGGACGACCGACGTGGCCCTGGTGCGCCACGGCGGGATCGCGGGCACCAAGATGCTGGCACTCGGCGGGCGGGCCTTCACCAAGGGGATCGCTGAGCGCTTTGCCCTCTCCTTCTCGCGCGCCGAGGCATTGAAGCTCGCGGCCGCGGACGGGGAGCTGCCCGAGCAGGTCGACCGGGCGACGCTGGCCGAGGCGCTGGCCGACGATGCGGCCGTGTGGCTGGGCGGCGTCGAGCTGATGATCAGCGACCTTGCCGAGGGGGAGCTGCTGCCCGGCCGTGTCTACCTGTGCGGCGGGGGCGCGGAGCTGCCGCAGATCGTGGCCGCGCTCGACGGCGATGAATGGTGGCATCGGCTGCCCTTTGCGCGAAAACCCCAGGTTCGTCCGCTCTCCCCGGCAGATGTGGTGGGCCTCCACGATGCGAGCGGGCAGCTGGCGACGCGCCAGGACGTGACCCCGATGGCGCTCGCGCACCAGGCCCTCATCCTCGACGCCAGCAGCAGCGCGGCCGAGCGTGCGATGCGCGCCGCCGTGCGGGCGATGCAGCTGTGA